The following are from one region of the Paenibacillus protaetiae genome:
- a CDS encoding RNA polymerase sigma factor encodes MVEPALIKAAQAGDRDALIALLREVETHVYRTAYYILNNEQDAMDAAQEALIRIYTKIGSYEEKAQFKTWVGRIVTNICIDKFRRTKPSISIEEHELVFQEKSNVEDEVLASYAAQDIREAIDKLPEHHKAVVVLRYLQDFSYNEIAESLDLPLNTVKSYLFRARQQLQTLLHDYQKGGVRG; translated from the coding sequence GTGGTGGAGCCTGCCTTAATCAAGGCCGCCCAGGCGGGAGATCGCGATGCATTAATAGCTCTTTTGCGGGAGGTTGAAACGCACGTCTATCGGACAGCCTACTATATATTAAACAATGAGCAGGACGCGATGGATGCTGCGCAAGAGGCACTTATACGAATTTATACGAAAATCGGCTCCTATGAGGAGAAAGCCCAATTCAAAACATGGGTCGGAAGAATTGTAACCAATATTTGCATCGATAAATTTCGCAGAACGAAACCTTCCATATCGATTGAAGAACATGAGCTTGTTTTCCAGGAAAAAAGCAATGTTGAAGATGAAGTGCTTGCATCGTACGCCGCACAAGACATCCGGGAAGCGATCGACAAGCTGCCGGAGCATCATAAGGCCGTTGTCGTGCTCCGGTATTTGCAGGATTTTTCTTATAACGAAATAGCAGAATCGCTTGATTTGCCCTTGAACACAGTCAAGTCGTATTTATTCCGCGCGAGGCAACAGCTGCAAACATTACTGCATGATTATCAGAAAGGTGGTGTCCGGGGATGA